GACGCACAAACGTCTACCTTTGAACGTCGCGGAGCTTATCTACGACGTAGACGAGGTTGAGGGCTACACAAGTGTCGCCAGCCAGTTTGTAATAACCTACCACAATGGATTGTGCATTTTTTAAGGTGagtcttttttaattattcctcCCTTCCTTGCAACACCACCTCCAGTCTTCCTCATCGTCTACAATCCttcataataacaaaatatttttcttactcAAGACTCATTTCCGGATCGTTAtgaaagcaaaaaattttaaataaatatttttcttgagaaaaaataactttaccTTGacgacttttttaaatttcccacgCGTTTCTGTTGTTACACATCgcgaattataaaatcttttataCGTTCTTGAGTTTTgagtcataaatattttaattgctattgaaaaaaaaaaaagaaactctgattactttttttttaaatgaaaactttgatagatttaattttaacacttcAAGGTAAACCTTTCGTTGtcataaattcatattaacCAATGATAAAAcgctaaattaattattagttataattttgttttaatagttttaataaactaattaatagACTTTATTTTCAGAATAAATCTTTACTTTGATAatcaagataaataaattttttaattgaattattatattatttttttaattaaccagatgataaatttaaaatatcattaattattatctttatcGCATCACGAGAGCCGTATCTTTACAGCATTAATCTATTTTATGAACGGATATTAATTAACcgcaataataacaataaaaaggTTTTAAAAGGATGATAAATCACTGTAAtgtataaacaattatttaaatcgtgTATTATCAGCGAAAGGATTACCTTCAAACCCCATATCAGTATCATCgtatttgataataaattatcgtgTTAGCACATACGATGGCCGATTCACGCGGCTTCAAGCCAATAAATTTGTGGAGCGGTGATCCGGATTCGGAGTGTCTTTACGAGGAGATATCAGGTCTCTCGTCATCAATTGAGCCTGAACGCCGTAGCGTAGGATCAGGTACTAGTGAACATAGCAGCCGGACAAAACGTAAAGTGAGTAGTCAGGAAACGCTCCAGCGTGCCGGAAGTGTTGGTCGTCGTGTGTACCAAGACCGCTCAGCATCAGCTGGTGAAAAAACACCTCCGCAACCTCAAACCCGTCATCACAGTATTTCTTCAACTTATCAGCATCCGCAGCATCATCAGCATCACCAGCATCAACACCAACATCAACAAATTCAACACCATCAATTGCAACAACTGCATCAGCAGCACTTACATCAGCAACCGTACACAGAAACAACGCAGTTGCCGGGATCAGTGCATCATCAGTTGCGTGATCAATTTGGTGGTACAAATAGCAGCCCCAGGGTGGAGGATCAATATGCCACACGAGGATTCTACGGGGAGTCTTTACACGGCGCCCCATTTGAGGCTTCAGCCTCATTCAAGCTGACGAGGGGACGAACTGCTGCCCACTATCATCACTATCATCATTACACCAGCAGTTTGCGGCGTCCTGGCGCAAGACCCGCACCTAGATATCACTTTCCACGCGGTGTATTCAGTGATGAGACGCAGGAAGAAATACAAGAGGACGATGAAGCTACTCTCAGAGAGTTGCTTGTAAGGTATGTCCTCTAAATCACGCGTCTTGACCActtatttatagaattatcaactgaacaaaataatttactaaacaaagagacacatttttttttattgtttttaacgAGTAGAGGATGAGtttggatttttattatttttattttaaaattaattttttccgaggaggatttataattatttatgagaaTGCAATGCTTCGGCAATAATATTTGTTACGTCACGCTACATAGATTCCATtttgtgtatatttattatgttactatacatatatattaaacacGAACAAATTCATCGTTTcgtttataagtttttttaaatttttatcaatacaaaatgcgtgtttttttttagaccaTAACATTACATAATAacagtaacaataataataataataataatatatatatggtgtatttgttttgtatttcgttatttatgttttattttatttttaattttgctgcGACGCTCGCAGGCTTACCACTTGATTGCttatgttcatttttttagtaTCATGTCCCTCATGGTCGTCAGTAAAAACaagtttttcaatttatatttgataacaGATcatcctaatatatatatatatatatattatatatagataactAGGACTaagaaatacaaataaaaataagagaaaaaaatttttttagatagtGAATGTTTCGAAACTTGTTTATACTTACGCCCGAAATCACTCATGAGGTCATGctgattttttgtaaattatttttggccAATCAACTCATCAACCGCGTGTGTATCAATCAAGTGATGGGGTTCATCATTTCAATACAGTAGCGAGTTTTGAACTTTTGGACACGGGCATCTAGGCAGGGGTGAGTAAGCTGGCGGCGCGTCGCAAaagatgaatttaaataaataaataaataaagaaaaaaaaaaaattattagtaaataatatgGATATGAAAGTCATTGACAATGACAAGACGAGAACGATAACGATAGCGatggataattaataataatgaataataattaaaaaaaaaaaattatgagtagTAGAGTAGAAAAGTAATCGCCCTCGACTGGTCATTGGTTGCGATCGACGTCATCAAAATCATCATAAACTGAACCACGACTGTGTTTCCTAAACTAGGTAAAGCTTACAGTGCTATAAGAGGTGGGAACGCGAGCTCGCGGACCAGCCAGGCTTCGTTCGTGGTTGGACATCGATACAATACTCGTCTACTGTGTTCGAGACATTTATTCTGTACGAGACGTAAGAGAGAATTGAGTATCATATTGCGATAAGTAAACCGCAAGTACGTGTGTTGACATATACGTATTAAACTGTACgtggaaataataataataataataataataataataaaaataaaataacaattattcacttaaaaaataaagacgaaaacaataaaaaacataattgaTAACTATCTGATCTGGTATACCGAGTGTGTGAAGAGGAAAAGTGAGAAAttgagagagagaaagagaaaaaagaaagaaagaaagaggTTTTGACAGGCGTTAGAGGCTACTGTAGTTTCGGACACACAGCCATGGTCTCCCTATCTCCCAGGTACATAACATCGTCACTGATCTATCTCTatgtctacatatatatataactatatttaTACCTATAtctatacttatatttatatttgtcttTATCTTAATCTCTTTATCTATCTATTACTGCTGTATATTTAGTATACGAGTCATTAATCATTTGCTCACGTCATTACGCTATTATGCAATcggtaattttgtttttggtttGCTGgaattgatcatttttttattgatttactaACATTAAATCTCACTCACGGTGTATTTTATGTACAGTTGTCTTGTTTGGTACACTTGGTGCTtagtggtaaattttttagctccACGAAAAAgttttaggaaaaaaattatcacgcTGTCAGATTTAATTATCCCTCTGATTTTTAGTAACTAATCAAGTTACGAGTtaataaaatcgattttttgtttttggtaaaaaattatttagatattttcgTCTTCAGgttaaatagatttaaaagTTACCATTTACAAATATGTTAAGttgaaattatatttgaatttatgataaaataacttttatagtgaaataatttttggtttaaattaaaatttaattttattcaacgaaGGTTACTAaagtttttaatgtaaatcTAATAGATTTTGAGTAAcggatttcataaataatttttttttttggtaaattatattcaaatttgaaaatatctaTAGAAAATCTATTGAAAATCCATTACGTTTTTAAACTGGACTTGGGATGGCttcgataaaaattgaatCTTCAGTATATTAAATCTTCtgtcaaatttatcgattcaaaAACAACcaataaatttcttctatCAAGTATTCGATTTACGTAAATCAGTttcaattgtaaaattaatttagtgagtgaacttcggatcacttggatcaaaattttagtcataattttgtcgtgattaaattttttgatacaaattcatgatgaaagtcatatttgtgtcacgatctgagtttcgagATGAAATTCAGACCTAAATTCATTttgcataaaaatattaaagttaaatattaaatcataaatctaaataaaaatgaataagcttcggaattaaattttttccatgccTCGAAACGTGAATCAGAGCTCAGCTGTCAGATATTAAAACAGAGCTTAAAATCTGCCTTCgtgataatttatttccttgTAACCGTCTCGTAATTGCAGCTAAaatgtatactttttttaagcaCCTTAATACACTTTTGTTCACTATCACGATAATGTCTCAATTTACGAGCACTACCCGCATCGTGACTCACTACATacttaaactttatttaattatttatttatttttttaaatatcactaACAATTCTTTAAAACAATAAGCAATTGCTCATTGCCGTTTAAtggaatttcaaaatatataaaaattgattccTGGTGAAATTTACACACTAAATTAATCAAacttaattaacaaatatatgtattcaaatgtaaatattaattttaccagtaatcaaatattttaattaagtcatttcattaaaaataaatcaaagtgCACAGATAAATAAATCCAACACTTTTCACTCCTcgcaaatatatttaataataataattttaacaattaattaattttaattaattaattaataccactacaagtaatgaaaaaaaaaaaataataattagagaCACGCTTTATTAGTCGCATCTGATGTCTGTGTTGTCTTATGTGATAACGGATATGTGATCTTAAGCAGAGAAATTGGTAGCTGCCGAGCTGAGTGCACTttgctaaattaaaaaaaaagtaaaaaaaaaaaaaagtaagcaaTGAGTGGAGAAgctaaataaatgtaaatgcGATGAGAAATGTTGTAGAGAAGTCGGTGATGCAAAAGCTCGGCAGTTTTCGCGACAAAGTTCAACACCTTCTCGGGtcttagtaataattaaaaaaagataattaaaaaaataagtaaatattaaaacgtGGGATGTAAAATTGTGAGAatgacttttatttattatcgttAATGAATAATTGTAACGTGAGAAAATGTATGTCCGGCAGTCTGCAGAAACAGGTCAGCGTGATGAGTATGAACTTGAGCGCCAAGCTGGACGAGCTTCAGCAGCGGGGTGACCGTCAGCTCGAGACAACAGTGGCTCTTTGTGAGATACGTACTCAGCTACAGGAACTCACCAAGAGCGTCGAGTCCTGTCAGAGCGAGGTCAGCGAAGTCAAACGGGATATGGTTGCGATAAAGGTATGATTGGCACTCGGGGCTTGCGATTCAGCACTATGCCCAAAAAGTGCTTTATTCAATCAACCGacaataattactattattgttaattgttATGCATGGCCCGGTATTGGGCATTACTTTTATATTGAACGTGAGTCATTGGCTTGCCCGTGGTAAAGAATATTGTTCTTGTCACGCGTTGTCTGCAGCACGAACTGGACACGGTGCAGCAAGTCAAGGAGGAAATTGAGGAATTACGGGAGTACGTGGACCGACTCGAGGAACATTCTCACAGACGGAAACTCAGACTTTTGGAACaggttttatatatatatatatatatttatctacgtgttgtattattacatttttattttactctgtttcattttattatttctgtagtgtgtttttaataaaaagtttatttattatttttattttattgttttatttaattttatcatttttttacttttaaattaaatccacACCGAGgtaaactaaatatatatgtttcaatgaagtaatttagaaaaagtatattctatatcacttttttatttttttaactacttATTTTTCGAGAGTTAACCCTTTGGAACatacagataaattttaatgtaaagactttttttattatttttttctttactaaaaaaatttttacgagagaTTTTTATATTCAGGGACACGGTAAGCtttattatctttttataTCTTAATAAATGATGACAGGGGATAACTACACTCCGACTTAATGCCCAGTCATTAAAAAGACCTTTTTAAAAGATACATAaaccctaaaaaaaatttatcccgGCTGTATGTTCTGaaactcaataaaactttgttatttattatttatttatttatgcttttttttatttatatttgtactTAATAATCTCaccaataaatatatctataacCAGTGTTAAAAAGCTAAATGTGCATAATATTTTTCAGGGATTAACATTTTTCCTAGCGTACGCGATATTCGCTGCGGTCTTTGGAATGCTTCAGTTCGGATACAACACTGGAGTAATAAATGCACCTCAAGGGGTAAGTTATTGGCATTCTCAAGTATCtaccatacatatatatgtatatctatattatacATTCATAAATCATCAATATTGCTAAAGTTTAAACCCCTTGAAAgcaaaatgataataaataattcaaaaaaaaaaaagtatatattaataataattgttgcaGAATATTGCTAATTTTATGAAAGATGTCTACAAAGATAGATATGGTGAAGATATGCCTGATTatgttgttaaaaatttgtactCAGTAGCAGTTAGTATATTTGCAATCGGAGGAATGATTGGCGGATTTAGCGGCGGCATTATTGCTAACAGATTTGGCAGgtaaacaaaaagaaaataaaattttttttataattgaattttgtTAATTCATAGCCGTAATCCAAAGCGTGACATCGCTAATTTATTGACaggaataaatataaattttaatatgacgttgtcagaatatttaaaatagttgACTGTAAGCTGATTAcaagtatttatatataaattactcgtcaatattaaattacatcAAAATACTTAATCTCTTGAAAGTTTGTTGCACGGTAGTTATTTTGAAACCGATTTATGACTTCTACGTTTAGAGTCTTACTATTAAAGCCTTTCATTTTACGATATTCTATCTCTAAGTTTCTTCGCCCTGACTGATTGGACGGAAGTGAGCCAATTGTAGAAAAGTAGGAATAGAGCAGGACAAATGGAGGCTATCGGACTGCTTACGGAAGTTTCAAAGTAACTTGCTCGTGATTTCTGGATGATGATTACCATGTTCTGTAaatttttggtgtgaaaatgaTCCTCGAGGACTTTACACAGCGTTGGTGTGAATTGacggtgtgaaattttttcgtgtCAATCATCAAGAGATGTACTGAGTGTTATCTTTCATACCGTTCGCTGTTATTCGCTCAAAAATCATGAggtcccgagtcgaaatattagacgtaagttgaacgttttgaaaataaattgaacgatttttttgtattttggttcataaaaaagtggtaatttcatgagttatgattttagtttcaTGATAACAtcaattcaattatttcaatatttgtaatcacaattttcataaccttgatatcatatgtaaaaagatataatagtgttaaagatagaagtatgaaactgaaaaaatttttttttcaaaatacgaattctttatttaaaagcCAGAAAAGcggacgacaaaattttagggaattgacgtgattataatccaggagtacaaaatcgatgaaaaaaattttttggtatatgcttatgttttcttattggaAGTATaaatgagttttagttttatgataaatatgttttcaatttatgatactccaatctacgttaaaaacgttcaatttacgttcaaaacgttaaaaacgttcaatttacgtccaATATTTCGACTCAGGCGTATTTTACGGTTCGaagttgataaattaatgattCTATTAACAtatacagtaaaaaaggatttgtcaaaattaacaTATAACATGTGTAAAACAaacgttttacacttatttagatgttattttaacatgtcGTGAGTGTTGACAAAGTTACACGCGTACATGTTAAAAGTACCAAATTTTCCAAGAATTTCTTTGTGATGGtcgagattatttttaacatattttgtgtgtttATTTGACTGTAGcatataaaaagtgttactttcgtataaaataacatttttgtgtgttaaaaaatcaatcgattgcggcagttcaaacaagataattactgtgtgttaaattgacacacaaaagtgttaaaaattcaacactcaGAATTTTAACACACGCTTTTTTTCACACTTTGACGAttcgttttttactgtgtaagtATTTAACATTTACACCTTTGGTGTGATCGTTCTAATTAACACagccaaaaatttaatgtgCGTCGTATTTTTACCACCGGcggtattgaaaattttcacaccgcgagctcagaattttttccagtgtaatttttatattaattttagtcAATAGATTTAATTGTCAAAGACTTggatcatataaaaaatattgagcaatatatatatgaaaattatttatagaaaagGGGGATTGCTATTAAATAATGTACTGGGAATAGTCGGAGCATGTCTGATGGGCTTCACCAAAGCGGCTCACTCATACGAGATGTTATTTCTGGGGCGTCTTATTATCGGTATTAATTGTGGATTGAATACGTCACTAGTTCCCATGTACATATCGGAAATAGCACCACTAAATTTGCGAGGTGGATTGGGCACAGTTAATCAGCTGGCTGTTACTATCGGTCTCTTAATTTCCCAAGTACTGGGTATCGAACAAATTCTGGGCACTAATGATCGCTGGCCTGTTCTACTGGGGCTGGCTGTCATACCGCCTATTGCACAACTACTGTTACTGCCAATTTGTCCAGAATCTCCAAGGTAATGCAATCTAGAGCTGACGTAATTATCATTGCCAAATATCTTGTGTTCTGCACTAACTCGAGCATTGATTATAAAcaaacgttttatttttttgttcttcgcCCAGATATTTGCTCATTACCAAACAGTGGGAAGAGGAGGCGCGCCGAGCATTAAGAAAACTTCGAGCTAGCAACCAAGTTGAAGAAGATATAGAAGAAATGAGGGCTGAGGAACGAGCTCAACAGGCTGAATCAACAATTTCAATGGGCGAGCTTATATGCAGTCCAACTTTAAGAGCTCCTCTTGTTATTGGTGTGGTCATGCAACTATCACAGCAACTTTCGGGTATTAATGCTGTAAGTCTTCTCAAAACTATTTCATTATATTACGTATTATATAGTCTACACAACACAAACTTTGTcttttgttaataatataaCAAGCTTGAGCTTAAGCTCAAGCTCAACTCAttgttatttacattttatgtgccatcttttatttatattttttgtctaGGTCTTTTACTACTCGACGATACTGTTCCGAAACGCTGGATTGTCTGACGAAAGTGCCAAGTTCGCAACCATTGGTATAGGTGCTATTATGGTTGGTATGACGTTAGTATCCATACCGCTAATGGATCGTACCGGTAGACGAACACTACATCTTTATGGTCTGGGTGGaatgtttatattttccaTATTCATCACCATTTCGTTCCTTATAAAGGTAAGTGAGC
This genomic interval from Microplitis mediator isolate UGA2020A chromosome 2, iyMicMedi2.1, whole genome shotgun sequence contains the following:
- the LOC130664050 gene encoding glucose transporter type 1 isoform X9, with product MDCAFFKGLTFFLAYAIFAAVFGMLQFGYNTGVINAPQGNIANFMKDVYKDRYGEDMPDYVVKNLYSVAVSIFAIGGMIGGFSGGIIANRFGRKGGLLLNNVLGIVGACLMGFTKAAHSYEMLFLGRLIIGINCGLNTSLVPMYISEIAPLNLRGGLGTVNQLAVTIGLLISQVLGIEQILGTNDRWPVLLGLAVIPPIAQLLLLPICPESPRYLLITKQWEEEARRALRKLRASNQVEEDIEEMRAEERAQQAESTISMGELICSPTLRAPLVIGVVMQLSQQLSGINAVFYYSTILFRNAGLSDESAKFATIGIGAIMVGMTLVSIPLMDRTGRRTLHLYGLGGMFIFSIFITISFLIKEFFNYVQEMIGWMSYLSVVSTLSFVVFFAVGPGSIPWMITAELFSQGPRPAAMSIAVLVNWMANFVVGIGFPSMMICLDNYTFLPFSAFLAVFWIFTYKKVPETKNKTFEEILALFRHNHDRSSLRDSRLYGSMLNSTNALEGHIPPAESAALMVAEEKPHPDSFVFAAGSERSSIAPAQPERAPPPLPPPRFPNSGV
- the LOC130664050 gene encoding glucose transporter type 1 isoform X5, with the protein product MADSRGFKPINLWSGDPDSECLYEEISGLSSSIEPERRSVGSGTSEHSSRTKRKVSSQETLQRAGSVGRRVYQDRSASAGEKTPPQPQTRHHSISSTYQHPQHHQHHQHQHQHQQIQHHQLQQLHQQHLHQQPYTETTQLPGSVHHQLRDQFGGTNSSPRVEDQYATRGFYGESLHGAPFEASASFKLTRGRTAAHYHHYHHYTSSLRRPGARPAPRYHFPRGVFSDETQEEIQEDDEATLRELLVSLQKQVSVMSMNLSAKLDELQQRGDRQLETTVALCEIRTQLQELTKSVESCQSEVSEVKRDMVAIKNIVLVTRCLQHELDTVQQVKEEIEELREYVDRLEEHSHRRKLRLLEQGLTFFLAYAIFAAVFGMLQFGYNTGVINAPQGNIANFMKDVYKDRYGEDMPDYVVKNLYSVAVSIFAIGGMIGGFSGGIIANRFGRKGGLLLNNVLGIVGACLMGFTKAAHSYEMLFLGRLIIGINCGLNTSLVPMYISEIAPLNLRGGLGTVNQLAVTIGLLISQVLGIEQILGTNDRWPVLLGLAVIPPIAQLLLLPICPESPRYLLITKQWEEEARRALRKLRASNQVEEDIEEMRAEERAQQAESTISMGELICSPTLRAPLVIGVVMQLSQQLSGINAVFYYSTILFRNAGLSDESAKFATIGIGAIMVGMTLVSIPLMDRTGRRTLHLYGLGGMFIFSIFITISFLIKEFFNYVQEMIGWMSYLSVVSTLSFVVFFAVGPGSIPWMITAELFSQGPRPAAMSIAVLVNWMANFVVGIGFPSMMICLDNYTFLPFSAFLAVFWIFTYKKVPETKNKTFEEILALFRHNHDRSSLRDSRLYGCVCSWIRTLFHRSRSAGEGTAPASPATLSEQRCLTMGNSS
- the LOC130664050 gene encoding glucose transporter type 1 isoform X2, with translation MADSRGFKPINLWSGDPDSECLYEEISGLSSSIEPERRSVGSGTSEHSSRTKRKVSSQETLQRAGSVGRRVYQDRSASAGEKTPPQPQTRHHSISSTYQHPQHHQHHQHQHQHQQIQHHQLQQLHQQHLHQQPYTETTQLPGSVHHQLRDQFGGTNSSPRVEDQYATRGFYGESLHGAPFEASASFKLTRGRTAAHYHHYHHYTSSLRRPGARPAPRYHFPRGVFSDETQEEIQEDDEATLRELLVSLQKQVSVMSMNLSAKLDELQQRGDRQLETTVALCEIRTQLQELTKSVESCQSEVSEVKRDMVAIKNIVLVTRCLQHELDTVQQVKEEIEELREYVDRLEEHSHRRKLRLLEQGLTFFLAYAIFAAVFGMLQFGYNTGVINAPQGNIANFMKDVYKDRYGEDMPDYVVKNLYSVAVSIFAIGGMIGGFSGGIIANRFGRKGGLLLNNVLGIVGACLMGFTKAAHSYEMLFLGRLIIGINCGLNTSLVPMYISEIAPLNLRGGLGTVNQLAVTIGLLISQVLGIEQILGTNDRWPVLLGLAVIPPIAQLLLLPICPESPRYLLITKQWEEEARRALRKLRASNQVEEDIEEMRAEERAQQAESTISMGELICSPTLRAPLVIGVVMQLSQQLSGINAVFYYSTILFRNAGLSDESAKFATIGIGAIMVGMTLVSIPLMDRTGRRTLHLYGLGGMFIFSIFITISFLIKEMIGWMSYLSVVSTLSFVVFFAVGPGSIPWMITAELFSQGPRPAAMSIAVLVNWMANFVVGIGFPSMMICLDNYTFLPFSAFLAVFWIFTYKKVPETKNKTFEEILALFRHNHDRSSLRDSRLYGSMLNSTNALEGHIPPAESAALMVAEEKPHPDSFVFAAGSERSSIAPAQPERAPPPLPPPRFPNSGV
- the LOC130664050 gene encoding glucose transporter type 1 isoform X3; protein product: MADSRGFKPINLWSGDPDSECLYEEISGLSSSIEPERRSVGSGTSEHSSRTKRKVSSQETLQRAGSVGRRVYQDRSASAGEKTPPQPQTRHHSISSTYQHPQHHQHHQHQHQHQQIQHHQLQQLHQQHLHQQPYTETTQLPGSVHHQLRDQFGGTNSSPRVEDQYATRGFYGESLHGAPFEASASFKLTRGRTAAHYHHYHHYTSSLRRPGARPAPRYHFPRGVFSDETQEEIQEDDEATLRELLVSLQKQVSVMSMNLSAKLDELQQRGDRQLETTVALCEIRTQLQELTKSVESCQSEVSEVKRDMVAIKHELDTVQQVKEEIEELREYVDRLEEHSHRRKLRLLEQGLTFFLAYAIFAAVFGMLQFGYNTGVINAPQGNIANFMKDVYKDRYGEDMPDYVVKNLYSVAVSIFAIGGMIGGFSGGIIANRFGRKGGLLLNNVLGIVGACLMGFTKAAHSYEMLFLGRLIIGINCGLNTSLVPMYISEIAPLNLRGGLGTVNQLAVTIGLLISQVLGIEQILGTNDRWPVLLGLAVIPPIAQLLLLPICPESPRYLLITKQWEEEARRALRKLRASNQVEEDIEEMRAEERAQQAESTISMGELICSPTLRAPLVIGVVMQLSQQLSGINAVFYYSTILFRNAGLSDESAKFATIGIGAIMVGMTLVSIPLMDRTGRRTLHLYGLGGMFIFSIFITISFLIKEFFNYVQEMIGWMSYLSVVSTLSFVVFFAVGPGSIPWMITAELFSQGPRPAAMSIAVLVNWMANFVVGIGFPSMMICLDNYTFLPFSAFLAVFWIFTYKKVPETKNKTFEEILALFRHNHDRSSLRDSRLYGSMLNSTNALEGHIPPAESAALMVAEEKPHPDSFVFAAGSERSSIAPAQPERAPPPLPPPRFPNSGV
- the LOC130664050 gene encoding glucose transporter type 1 isoform X4, translated to MADSRGFKPINLWSGDPDSECLYEEISGLSSSIEPERRSVGSGTSEHSSRTKRKVSSQETLQRAGSVGRRVYQDRSASAGEKTPPQPQTRHHSISSTYQHPQHHQHHQHQHQHQQIQHHQLQQLHQQHLHQQPYTETTQLPGSVHHQLRDQFGGTNSSPRVEDQYATRGFYGESLHGAPFEASASFKLTRGRTAAHYHHYHHYTSSLRRPGARPAPRYHFPRGVFSDETQEEIQEDDEATLRELLVSLQKQVSVMSMNLSAKLDELQQRGDRQLETTVALCEIRTQLQELTKSVESCQSEVSEVKRDMVAIKHELDTVQQVKEEIEELREYVDRLEEHSHRRKLRLLEQGLTFFLAYAIFAAVFGMLQFGYNTGVINAPQGNIANFMKDVYKDRYGEDMPDYVVKNLYSVAVSIFAIGGMIGGFSGGIIANRFGRKGGLLLNNVLGIVGACLMGFTKAAHSYEMLFLGRLIIGINCGLNTSLVPMYISEIAPLNLRGGLGTVNQLAVTIGLLISQVLGIEQILGTNDRWPVLLGLAVIPPIAQLLLLPICPESPRYLLITKQWEEEARRALRKLRASNQVEEDIEEMRAEERAQQAESTISMGELICSPTLRAPLVIGVVMQLSQQLSGINAVFYYSTILFRNAGLSDESAKFATIGIGAIMVGMTLVSIPLMDRTGRRTLHLYGLGGMFIFSIFITISFLIKEMIGWMSYLSVVSTLSFVVFFAVGPGSIPWMITAELFSQGPRPAAMSIAVLVNWMANFVVGIGFPSMMICLDNYTFLPFSAFLAVFWIFTYKKVPETKNKTFEEILALFRHNHDRSSLRDSRLYGSMLNSTNALEGHIPPAESAALMVAEEKPHPDSFVFAAGSERSSIAPAQPERAPPPLPPPRFPNSGV
- the LOC130664050 gene encoding glucose transporter type 1 isoform X1, whose translation is MADSRGFKPINLWSGDPDSECLYEEISGLSSSIEPERRSVGSGTSEHSSRTKRKVSSQETLQRAGSVGRRVYQDRSASAGEKTPPQPQTRHHSISSTYQHPQHHQHHQHQHQHQQIQHHQLQQLHQQHLHQQPYTETTQLPGSVHHQLRDQFGGTNSSPRVEDQYATRGFYGESLHGAPFEASASFKLTRGRTAAHYHHYHHYTSSLRRPGARPAPRYHFPRGVFSDETQEEIQEDDEATLRELLVSLQKQVSVMSMNLSAKLDELQQRGDRQLETTVALCEIRTQLQELTKSVESCQSEVSEVKRDMVAIKNIVLVTRCLQHELDTVQQVKEEIEELREYVDRLEEHSHRRKLRLLEQGLTFFLAYAIFAAVFGMLQFGYNTGVINAPQGNIANFMKDVYKDRYGEDMPDYVVKNLYSVAVSIFAIGGMIGGFSGGIIANRFGRKGGLLLNNVLGIVGACLMGFTKAAHSYEMLFLGRLIIGINCGLNTSLVPMYISEIAPLNLRGGLGTVNQLAVTIGLLISQVLGIEQILGTNDRWPVLLGLAVIPPIAQLLLLPICPESPRYLLITKQWEEEARRALRKLRASNQVEEDIEEMRAEERAQQAESTISMGELICSPTLRAPLVIGVVMQLSQQLSGINAVFYYSTILFRNAGLSDESAKFATIGIGAIMVGMTLVSIPLMDRTGRRTLHLYGLGGMFIFSIFITISFLIKEFFNYVQEMIGWMSYLSVVSTLSFVVFFAVGPGSIPWMITAELFSQGPRPAAMSIAVLVNWMANFVVGIGFPSMMICLDNYTFLPFSAFLAVFWIFTYKKVPETKNKTFEEILALFRHNHDRSSLRDSRLYGSMLNSTNALEGHIPPAESAALMVAEEKPHPDSFVFAAGSERSSIAPAQPERAPPPLPPPRFPNSGV